A region from the Misgurnus anguillicaudatus chromosome 7, ASM2758022v2, whole genome shotgun sequence genome encodes:
- the LOC129418159 gene encoding integrin beta-1-binding protein 1, with product MFRKVKKRHSSSSSQSSEISTKSKSVDSSLGGLSRSSTVASLDTDSTKSSGNAVSDTCAEFRVKYVGAIEKLQFEMSKTLQEPLDLINYIDAAQQDGKLPFVPGDEEMILGVSKYGVKVASLDQCDVLHRHPLYLIVRMLCYDDGLGAGKNLLALKTTDAKQQECSIWVYQCSSAEQAQAICKVLSSSFDCALASEKS from the exons ATGTTTCGAAAGGTCAAGAAGCGGCACAGCAGCAGCAGCTCCCAGAGCAGTGAGATCAGTACTAAAAGCAAG TCAGTAGATTCCAGTTTGGGAGGCCTGTCTAGGTCAAGCACAGTCGCAAGCCTTGACACAGACTCCACCAAGAGCTCAG GTAACGCTGTGTCTGACACCTGTGCTGAGTTCAGGGTGAAGTATGTGGGAGCCATTGAGAAACTGCAGTTTGAGATGAGCAAAACCCTCCAGGAACCTTTAGACCTCATCAACTATATTGATGCAGCTCAG CAAGATGGAAAGCTGCCGTTTGTGCCTGGAGATGAGGAGATGATTCTGGGAGTGTCCAAGTACGGTGTTAAAGTGGCCTCATTGGATCAGTGT GATGTGCTTCACCGTCATCCCCTTTACCTGATAGTCCGTATGCTTTGCTATGATGATGGCCTGGGTGCAGGAAAAAACCTGCTAGCGTTGAAAACCACTGATGCCAAACAACAGGAGTGCAGTATCTGGGTTTATCAGTGCAGTAGTGCG GAACAAGCCCAGGCCATCTGCAAAGTTTTATCATCCTCTTTTGACTGTGCTCTGGCTTCAGAAAAATCCTGA